One Streptomyces hundungensis DNA segment encodes these proteins:
- a CDS encoding DUF6284 family protein, which produces MNHIVTVQDAVIAFDPDIEPTDAELDAIVREEPLILAEQELLDVQIALLDRPVTRLGQRRLRRAANKVLAARAEVANRTSAVRAGEAA; this is translated from the coding sequence ATGAACCACATTGTCACAGTTCAGGACGCTGTAATCGCGTTCGATCCGGACATTGAGCCCACGGACGCGGAGCTGGACGCGATCGTCCGCGAGGAGCCGCTGATTCTCGCTGAACAGGAACTGCTGGACGTGCAGATCGCACTCCTGGATCGGCCGGTCACGCGGCTCGGGCAGCGCCGGCTGCGCAGGGCCGCAAATAAGGTGCTCGCCGCACGGGCAGAGGTCGCCAACCGCACGAGCGCTGTCCGGGCGGGGGAGGCGGCATGA